In Helianthus annuus cultivar XRQ/B chromosome 8, HanXRQr2.0-SUNRISE, whole genome shotgun sequence, a single genomic region encodes these proteins:
- the LOC110873258 gene encoding BAG family molecular chaperone regulator 4: MMKWSTTTTSKRSKKEEPPQQVQGAIDWEVRPGGLLVQKRIVGSDPGCGTTQIISIKVSHESYHHHLSVPSVSTFGDLKKILARMINLEAKDQRLLFRGKEKGDDERLDMAGVKDMSKVILLEDPASKERKLNGKKNANVQAFDAVMKVRTEVDKLSHKVAAMETSAQNGIKILEKEVEVLTELLMKELLKLDGIEADGEAKTQRRIEVRRVQSFVDILDGLKLTMGTNQFDKRGVSTVSIMTKWETFDSGVGSLNAPNHVKNSTKITKDWEQFE, from the exons ATGATGAaatggtcaacaacaacaacttcAAAAAGGAGCAAAAAAGAAGAGCCACCACAACAGGTTCAAGGTGCCATTGATTGGGAAGTTAGACCTGGAGGTTTGCTTGTACAAAAGAGGATTGTCGGGTCGGATCCGGGTTGTGGTACTACCCAAATTATTAGCATTAAAGTCTCACATGAATCTTATCATCATCATCTCTCTGTACCTTCTGTTTCAACATTTG GTGATCTAAAGAAGATTCTTGCGCGTATGATCAATTTAGAAGCTAAGGATCAAAGATTATTATTTAGAGGGAAAGAAAAAGGTGACGATGAACGCCTAGATATGGCTGGTGTAAAGGACATGTCAAAAGTGATATTGTTGGAAGACCCTGCTAGCAAAGAGAGAAAGCTTAATGGAAAGAAGAACGCTAATGTACAGGCGTTTGACGCAGTTATGAAAGTCAGAACCGAAGTGGATAAGCTCTCACACAAG GTTGCAGCCATGGAGACATCCGCCCAAAACGGGATCAAGATTTTGGAGAAGGAAGTTGAGGTTTTGACCGAGCTACTCATGAAGGAGCTACTCAAACTGGATGGTATTGAGGCTGACGGAGAAGCAAAAACTCAAAGGCGAATCGAG GTGCGTCGTGTGCAGAGCTTTGTCGACATTCTTGACGGTCTAAAGTTGACCATGGGTACAAACCAGTTTGACAAGCGCGGTGTGTCGACCGTTTCAATAATGACAAAATGGGAAACATTTGATTCAGGAGTTGGGAGCCTAAATGCACCTAACCATGTAAAAAATTCGACTAAAATAACTAAAGATTGGGAGCAGTTTGAATGA